A genome region from Hippopotamus amphibius kiboko isolate mHipAmp2 chromosome 1, mHipAmp2.hap2, whole genome shotgun sequence includes the following:
- the NHLH2 gene encoding helix-loop-helix protein 2 — MMLSPDQAADSDHPSSAHSDPESLGGADAKVLGSVSDLEPVEEAEGDGKGGSRASLYPHPQQLSREEKRRRRRATAKYRSAHATRERIRVEAFNLAFAELRKLLPTLPPDKKLSKIEILRLAICYISYLNHVLDV; from the coding sequence ATGATGCTGAGCCCGGACCAAGCCGCCGACTCGGATCACCCCAGCTCGGCGCACTCGGACCCGGAGTCGCTGGGCGGCGCGGACGCCAAGGTGCTGGGCAGCGTGTCGGACCTGGAGCCGGTGGAGGAGGCCGAGGGCGACGGCAAGGGCGGCAGCCGAGCCTCACTCTACCCGCACCCGCAGCAGCTGAGCCGCGAGGAGAAGCGCCGCCGCCGGCGCGCCACGGCCAAGTACCGCTCGGCCCACGCCACCCGAGAGCGCATCCGCGTGGAGGCCTTCAACCTGGCCTTCGCCGAGCTACGCAAACTGCTGCCCACGCTGCCCCCGGACAAGAAGCTGTCCAAGATCGAGATCCTGCGCCTGGCCATCTGCTACATCTCCTATCTCAACCACGTCCTGGACGTGTAG